The genomic region CCTCCTCCTTAACCGTCAACTTAACCGCATCGTCTAAGTACTCATCAAGCTCCTCCTTACTAATCTCGCCCTTATTATACCTATCAAAGGCCTCAATTAACCACTTAGGCCTTGGGAAGCTACCGACTACCGACGTCGTGAAGGTAAGCTCCTGCATTACCCAATACGGATTACTTAGTTTATAAAGTATTACGCCAAAACCCAACGTAGGAAAGTGTAATTATTTAGAGTCTATAAATTAAGCTTAAGGCGCCGGCCCAATACCAGCAACCTTCGGGTATGGCCTGGCCTCCCAAACAGCCCTTAAACCGCACACGTACCTTGTCAACCTCTCCACACCAATGCCAAAGCCCGCGGTCTTCAGTGGGTATAATTCCCTAAGCATCTCCAGATACCACCTATACTTATTTGGGTCCTCACCACCCTCCCTCATCCTGGCAATGACCTTTATTGGTTCATACTCACGCTCAGCGCCACTAATGGCCTCGCCAAAGCCCTCCGGGTATAGCATGTCGAAGTCCCTGAGTATGCCGGGCCTCTGTGGGTCCTCCCTGTCGTAGAATCCCCTGGCACCCTTTGGGTAATCAATTATGAAGAACGGGTTCTCATGATAAGCAGAAAGAAGCTTCTCACACTCCCACCTAATTTCCGTGTTTGGTGGGTTCTTACAACCGAGTTCATTGACGAGTTCCACGGCCTCCTTATGCGTGTACCTCCTAAACGGCTTCTTAAAGTCTGGGAGTTGCCTGTTGAGCTTTGTCTCAAGCTCTTTACCGTAGTTATCCTTAACCCTCTTAATCACATATATTATCATGTCCTCAGCAAGGTCAATCACTTGATCGTAGGTCGCGCCATAAACCTCGAGGTCAAGTTGATAAAACTCAACGAGGTGCCTACCGGTGAAGACGCTGTCATTTGGTTCAAACCTAATGTTTGGGCTTAGGAAGTATATCTTACCAAGCGACGCTGCCATGTACTGTTTATAGAGTATGGCGCTAGACATTACCTTATACTCCATGCCATAGAAATCCACCGTGGCCTGCTTCGCACCCCTAATCCCTGGATCGGTCACTGGGCCGATTATTGGCGCCAAGACCTCAGTAAAACCTCTTGAATTGAGGAAATCCCTTAACGCATCTATTATCTCGGCCTGAACCTTAAAGACGAGCTTATACTTATCCTCCCTAGCCCACCTCCATGAATGGGCAAGCCACTCCTTAAGGAATTCCAAGTACTTACCCTGGTCACTCACCATTTTTTCAAACTCCAGAACAGCGGGATAAAAGTAGGGTTCCTTCCTCTCTGGCCACTTATCCATATGCAAAACCCCAAGCCGTATCACCTTTTAAGCATGCCTTAAAAAATAACAATAAGAATCGTATTATAATCGGCGTATTATCTATCATTAATCATGAAATCTATATCCAGTCTTTCCTTAACTATTGATGAGAACTTGTCAATATGACTCATTAATAAGTCAATACTCGTTAGACCCTGTGAATTGCGCTTAGGTAATCCGGCGATTTCCCTTGCAATGTTGAGCACGAAACTCCTAAAGTTCGGGTCACCCAGTGAGTCGTGAAGTGTTATCCCAATTACTAAATCCTTCTCCCTAAATACGCCATCTACCTGCTGCACTGGCCTGCCATTTCTCTCCTTAATCATTACCAGGGGTTCATCACCAATGTACTGAGGAATACCCCTATGTATTTCATAACCCTTAACCTCAACACCCTCCAGCTCATCCCTTAACCCAACAGCCTTTGACAGCGACACAATCTTTTTAACACCATACACGGTATTAACATTAACAAGACCAAGCCCATCATAATTACCTGGAACACCGGCCTCAAGACCATGCGGATCACTCAATACCTTACTCATTGCCTGGAAGCCACCGCATATACCTAATATGACGGTTGATCCCTTAATCCTCATCAATGCCTTGTCCAGCCCAACTCTCCTCATCCACTCAAGGCTCGCAACTACATTCTTAGAGCCAGGTAATATAACAAGGTGTGGTTCACCCAATTCCTTTGGACTCCTAACTATCCTGACCGTGACATCATCCTCAAGAATTAACGGATATACATCATTAAAGTTTGAAATGTATGGATACGCAATTAACGCAATATCCAGCGGTCCATTACCAATTGGCTTCAGGTCCATTGAATCCTCAGGCCATAGCCATAAATCATCAATATAGGGCAAAACGCCGAGGACGGGCTTACCCGTCCTCTCCTCAAGCCATTTTATGGCAGTATTGAGTAATTTCTCATCACCCCTAAACTTATTTATAATGAAGCCCTTAACCAGCCTTCTCCATCTCGGTGGTAAGGACCTCATTAAACCAAGCCCCTGAATAAATGAACCACCTCTATCAATGTCGAGAACCACAAAGACATTGGCATTAAGCCACTCGGCAGGTCTAAAATTAGCCAAGTCCCTACTGGCGAGGTTCGGTTCATACGCAGATCCCGCCCCCTCACCGATTACCATGTCGTATTCCATGGTTAATTTACGTATACTAGCCTTAACGGCATTCACCGCAAGTCGTCGGATTAAGTTATTGTTTAGGTAATCATTGAAGGATAATTGAGCCCTTGGCTTGCCAAGTATTATGTATTCGGCTTTGTCACTTAGCATGGGTTTTATTAGGATTGGATTATAGTAAATACTGGGCATTAAGCCTGCCACGTATGCCTGCATTGCCTGTGCCAGCGCTATTTCGCCACCCTCAATGGACGGGTAACTATTGAGTGACATGTTCTGTGCCTTGAATGGCGTTACGTGAAAGCCCCTGGTACTAAGGATCCTCAGTAATGCGCTGACTATCGCTGTTTTCCCTGAGTCGCTCATTGTCGATACTATGTATGTATTCACTAAAAATGCTTCATAAAGATTGAGGGCAATAAGCCTTACCTAAGAAAGAAAATTTAAGTACTTTGATGTAAAAGATTACCAAGTGATGTTTGTATGACCGAGTGGGCTACGATGAGGAATTATAGGTTGTGGGTTGGCATGGCTCTCATGGCACTCTCGATATACTTAATCATCAAGCTTTATGACAACCTATTCCTAAGCCTTAGGGTACCTATAGTCGCTGTCGGTCCTGACGGTGTGTTAAAGGTCATAGGGTCAATAAGGCCGTTTACAAGCCCTGTCCTTGCCTACGACATCGTACTTAGCATGGTATTAACAGCAATCCTATCATCACTAGCCTCAGTACTCATTTACTCCTCAATAACGAGTGGTAGGTATAGAAGTAATCCTGCTTATCAGGGTAGTTTAGTCGTAGGTATGGATGATCATGACAAGGCCATAACTGCTCTTACACTTTCAAACCTGGAGAAAAGGGCTTTACAGGTAATACGTAAGAGGGGTGGTATGATAACACAGGCTGAGCTGGGGCGCGAGCTAGGGTTGAGTAAGTACCAAGTGTCAAGGCTCGTAAAGAGGCTTGAGGCGAAGGGGATTATTGAGAGAAGGAGGGCTGGTGTTACGAATATTTTGATTTTACGTAACGGTCTTAACACTCTGGGAAATCTCAGTAAGAATAAGGACTAGGTTATCTCTATTACTTTGTGCATTGATTAAAGTCTCTAAGCCCTTTCTCGTAAGGTAAACCCCTGAATATGGCTCCCACCTAATTAGGCCTAGATTCTTTAATTCGTTTAGGTAGCGTATCAATCTATCATATGGTACACCAACCATCATTGCGAGCCTACTTAATTTATCGCAGCTCCCCATTTTATCCAGGGAGAGCAGTATGTCCGCGTATATCTCAACCCTAGTCCTTGGCTTCTTCCTGTACATCAAGAGGTATAGACTCTGCAACAGTCTTTAACCATATCGTAAAGGCGCACAGGCAACCAAACGGCAACCTTATTGCAACCAGTTCTTACTTCATGACCCAGCAGTTCTTTGTTCGTATTAACGCCCCAGACTTTATACGTAATATACCGGTCAGCGCATTACTGCTTCTGCAACAACTATTACTTTGTCATTCTCAACCTCGAATTTCACCTAATCATTGCTTTACTATTTGAGGTCTTAATACGCTATGTCTTTCTATTCATAGCGGACATTCATACATATAGTTATCTTTATTTTAATCCTTAGAAGGCATGAAGATCACGATGCAGAGAGTAGGTCGGTGATATCTTAAGGGATGTATTTCAAAATTTAATTATGATTTTAAGTCATTTTATTTTGAATTAAGTAGGTACTTTATGAGTGCCTCTTAACTGATGCATGTATTACTGGTATTACCACGCACTTCCCATTACCTGTAATGATGACATTATTCACGGCACCGAAGTCCACATTAACGTCATAGCTAGTACCATTAACAACTATGGGGCTCTGTCCAAGGGGTATCTCAAACTTACCACTTGGTAATGTGCAATTATAGGTCTGTCCATTAACAACAGCCTGAACGTTAGAGACGTATAGCCTTATTATGTTGTACGTGCCATTGGTTAAGGAGCACTGGGCAGCGAGTTGGCTGGTATTGACTAGTTGTGCTAGGTCAAAGGTGGTTTGTGTTAAGCTGCAGGTTACCCAGGTGTTATTGCCGCTGCCCTCCCTATGGAAGGCAATCTCACTTATTGTTACGTATAAGTGATCAACTTTTACAGGCTTATCGCTTATGTATACATACACCTGACTTGTCGGTACCTGGCTCGTTAATCCGCTCGTTATGCCTACACCATGCCCACTAAGCATTAAGTAGGCAACTGCCCCTATTACTATTATCACAACCACTACGGCACCTATGACCCAACCCTTCACCCTGACCACCCAGTGCCCTATGGTCACATTACTTAAAAGGTATGTCGAAGAAACCACCGTGGAATTACCGTGGAAGGGCCCATTAATTGCTTTTAAACCATTGAAACCTGTTGAATCAGCCCTTAATGACTGAAAGAATTACCTGGCTTAAGAGGGACCTGAGCACACTGGAGTTGCTGGCCCTCGGGTACTCAGACGTATCATCAACCTACTACTTCACGCTAGGCATAGTCGCGCTCAATTCAGGATCCCTACTGCCAATAACGATGCTCCTGGGATCCCTATCCCTATGGCTTGTTGGGCTGGCATACGCCGAGTTCGGGAGTGCAATACCGAGGACCGGCGGTGCGTATTATTACATCCGCCGTGAATTGGGCAACACCTGGGGCTTCATAGCAGGGTGGCTACTGAGTTTCGACCAAATACTAATGATAGCCTACGGTGCCCTGGGCGCCGTTAATTACCTCAATGTGATGATTCCCTTAGCCTCACGATGGCCCGTAAATTCAATACTCTCAATCTTAGTAATAATAATGATAATGACCATAAACATACTCGGAATAAAAGCCTCAGCGCGTTTCAACCTAACCTTACTAACCATTGACCTACTTGGAATATTAATACTGTTGATGTTTGGCTACTACCTGGTAGTTAGTCATGGAGCCGTAATGCCAAGATTAGTGTTTAACTATGATTATTTAATTCATGGGTTAACATACTCATTTAGGGGCTATACAGGTATTGACGTAATAGCACAGTCAACGGGGGAGGCCCTGACACCCTATATATCGGTCCCAAGGGCCATAATCGGCGTATCCTCATTATCAACGGCCGTGGCGCTACTATTATCGTTATTGACCATATTATCAGGCGCCTTAACGGTTGTTTCAAACAATGTTGGTGATCCCATAGGTGCCCTGGCCAGGTACTTATTCCATAACATGTATTTGTCCGCCTATATCTCGATGTCAATAGCAATAGTGCTCCTCATATCCGTCAATGCAGGCATTGTGGACTTCTCAAGGAGTATCTACGTAATGAGCGAGGATGGTTTGTTACCGGGTAGGTTAAGTAGTGTTCATGGTAGGTATAGGACGCCCCATTTAGCAATAATAATCTCATCACTAATAGCAATACTATTTGTGATTCCCGGCAGTGTTGAGCTCATTGCAGACTCCTACGCAATAGCATCAACGATTGTGTATCTAATGACTATGATCGCACTGATAATATTTAGGAATAAGGAGTCCCACTTAGTGCGTTATTTCAGGATACCCGGCATAACAATAAAGCGAGTGGAGGTGCCTATTGTGTCGATTATTGGCACCATTATATATACATTTTCGATTATGCTCATAATCCTAATTAAGGCAATGTACATGTTGGTGGTGCTGTCATGGCTACTTATAGGCATGTTGCTGTACCTATTTAATAGATCTTCTCGACGCACTTAACCACGGAATCTGAGGCACCAACAATGAATAATTTATCCCCTGCCTCAATCCTAAGCTCCTCATTACTGATTATAATATCCTCACCCCTAATGATCAGTGGTATTGCCACACCACACCTCCTGGCAACATCCCTAACCTCCTGGTTTATGTATGGCGACTCTGAGCTAATCACGACGTAGTACGCCTGCACCTTATCGTCAGAGTAAAGCAGTTGCTTAAATGACGGCTTTAGGTAATGGGCTATCTTCGACAATACGGCATCCACAATGGGTATTGCGTAGATACCGAGCTCGATGAATGCATCGAGGTACCTCTCCTTATTACTAATTAATGCTATTATCGTTGGCACACCCCTCGACTTAGCTATCCTGGCAACTTCCAGGTTGGTCTCGTCATCCATTGATAAGACCACGACCTCACTCTCATCGATTCCACCACCTCTAAGTATTGATTCATTCTTTGGGTCACCGACATAGACATAGGCAGGAACGCCCCTGCCTAGCCTCGCCTCATTTTCATTACTCGCTATCATGCTCACATCATAACCATTACTAACCAATAACCTGGCAATCACCACGCTAATATCGTTTATCCCAACAATCAACGCCTTACGCACACGCATTAAGTAGGGCTGTATTTAAAAACCGATTTATCTAAGGTCAACCTGCCTACCATAACCCTCAAGAAACCTCCTCAAATCATCCTCCCTAGGCAGGTTCTCCTCATCACCCCTAACCATCACGACCATGGCAGCCGCCGCCGAGGCCCTCCTCATTGCACTCTCCACATCATGACCCCTAAGTATTGATGCCAGGAAGACCCCAGCATAGGCATCACCAGCGCCAATTGGATCCTTCACAGGAACCCTAAAGGCATCAACCTTAACGACCCTACCCTCCCAATACGCCATTGAACCCTTAACACCGAGCTTAAGCACAATCTTATCAATCCCAAATCTAGAACGTAACTCCTTAAACACATCGTCAACCATGGACACACCAAGTAATAGACTGGCTTCATCCTCATCAAGGAATACGATATCCACGAAATTAAGCGCCCTAGACAGCACATTAACGGCGTCCTCCACCCGCGTCCATAGCTTTTTCCTATAATTAACATCAAATGATGTGATGACACCCTTACCGCGGGCAATCTCCAAGCCCTTAAATGCCGCTGACCTGGCAGTATCGCTGATAGCCATCGTTATGCCCGTAGTGTGAAAAACCCTGGCGCCACCAACGTAGTCCGGGTCAACATCATCAGGGCTTAATGCCGAGGCTGCAGAACCCCTCCTGTAGTAGAGCACGTCGCTAACACCTGGTATTGGATAATTCCTCTGCACGAAGTAAATACCCGTGGGCCTCTCAGGATCGAACCTAATATGACTAACGTCAACACCCTCACCCCTAAGCCAATTATAAATGAATAAACCAAACTCATCAGCACCAAGCCTTGTTATCAGCCCGCAACTAACGCCAAGCCTAACCAGGGCAACGCAGACATTTGCCTCGGTACCCGTCGCGTGCTTCTCAAAGTATGTAACATGCCTAAGCGGCCCATCAGTAACCGCATTAAACTGAACCAGGGGCTCGCCCAAAGCCACAACCTCAGGCATTAAGGCGCATATAACCACGGCATTATTAAGGAATTACTCTAACAAATTCAAGGAAACTAAAACCTTAAAAGGCAACACAATTAATGAATCAACGGGCCCGTAGTCTAGCCTGGTAGGATGCCCAGGGGCCGATGCCCCGTACAAGCCTGACGCGCGGGAGATCCCGGGTTCAAGTCCCGGCGGGCCCACCAAGGCATCTTAAACATTAGATATTCTATGACTGCATTGACGTCACTCCTTACTCAGGATGCATGCCCGTAAACAAATTCAAACTCACTCGAATCACTTTTACTGAACAGCCGGAGTATTAAAAAATCCGTTGTGCGATGCTAGTTGATGATTATGGGGATTAGGTTCAATAAATTGCTATTCACCGTACTGATCCTAGCAATCATAGCCGTGGCATCAATAATAGTCTTACCAACTTATAAGGCGTTCATTGGAATAAATCACGCAGGGGGCCTTACACGCGGTTACCCAGGGATGTCGCAGATGATCGAGCCCATACCCATACCTAGAGGTGTTGAAGTTTTTGCTGTTGGTCCTCCAGGGTTCATCCAGGGTATTGTCAACGCCGGCATTCCACAGGGCATCATAACCCTCATAAACACTTCCAACATAATCAATGCGCCGTCTCAGTCGGTCATAGCCATTGACTGGACATACCTGTTTAATTACACGGGCAATAACATGACGATTACCACTGGGATACTGAAGCACCTACTCATTAATAGGGATATCATAGTGATCGGCGTAAGTAATGTTAGCCAATTAATCACTGCGGAATTAATACTGGCCAAGGCATGGGCCAAGGCGTATAATGCGAGTGCCGTTGCCGTGCCCATGCCGAGGTACGGCATCAATAGTATGAGGTATGTATTAGCCGTGCCAATAGGCAGTAGGGCATTAATGATCGGGCCTGCCAACACTGCCGGCCTTAATGAGAGACTCATCACAGCATTGGAATTATTATATGGCGTAATTTCCACCATGCAGAATCAGGTAGACCCAGACGATCCCTGCTACGCAATGGCTAGTTCCCTCTCAGCACCAACCCAACAAACAACCAATGTAAATAATGGCTACTTCTTCTGGTATGGCCAGCAGACTTATAGTGATGGTTATGGCTATGAAACCGTTGATTTCTGCGTTGAAATTGGCCAAAACATTAATGAGGAGAATGGATATTACTACATCCCTGGGTATGAGTGGAACTTTATCGCATCAACACCAGCGCCTGGTGCGTATGTTAGTAGCCTATTATCGTTCACTGATCAGTATGCATCATACAAGTGCGCACAAGGTGTCATGGAACCTGATGTATTTACGTGCTCGTATAGAAATACGCCGGTTGGTTGGTTCTCCTGGGCTGGCGATGACCCTGGCCCGATAAGTCCATCAACATCGACAGGCGTGAGCTATCAAGTAAGTATTGCCCTTGGCTTCTCGGCCACCGGACCCACTGGTCAATTCGGTAACGCAATTACGGAAGGTTACACAGTTACTGATCCACCGATTGAGATAAACTTAACGGCTCCTCAGTATACTAGTGCACCCAATGGAGGTCCTGTCCCCAATGAGACCTGGGTATTGGCACCAACAAACCCAACGGCCGCTGCCCAGCAGAATCAATTGGCTACTGAGATCCTTGGGCCTATGGTTATTTACCCATTCCTAACGACCCAGATCAACGTGCCTGCCGGCGTTCAAGCCGTGCTATATAGCGGTGGTGGTTCCTCATGTAATTATGAATCAGTCATATATGATATTCAATGGTTCATATTTTACCCATCACCACCCAATACGCAGTTTCAAGTAATAAACATTGGAACCTCCGGACCAAGCATGTCGTCACCAAGTGGGTTCTATGTAACGGCGTACACGTCTAGTTGTCCCTAGTAACGATATACGTAGTGCCACGCCGTATTAAGTCCACCTCATCCCCTTGAATTCATAGCATTTTTCCCATACTTAATTCTATTGTATTTTCTCCTTAGGGTTGTTGCTGGGTAGGTTTGTCATGGTATGGTATCATTAATTTAATTTCATCCCTAGCATAATCATATTAATCACGGTATTAAGGATTTGAAATGTATCGTAGAAGACCCACCTTTCGCCTTGCTTAAGTTATTATTCTTAAAGTGGCTGGGAATTCTTGTATGTTGACCATACCGTTTTACTTAAATTTAGATATTACTAATTCTTTTATATGCATATTATTCTATATGTAATATTCTATGTTAGGTTCAAAGATAAAGCTTATAAATTAATATGTGCTATAGTATTATGCGTTTTATCAAGGGCTTTCCATCAACCATGATGGATGACTACCCACTAAACGTTCATGCAATATTAAGGCATGCTGCGTTATATTTTGGTGAGGATGAGGTTGTGTCTAGGGATGTTGATGGTAGTATTGCAAGATTAACGTATCGAGATGTTTATGATAGGGTTCAGAGGATGGCCTCGATGCTTGAGAGCGAATTAGGTGTGGGACCCGGTGATAGGGTTGGCGCACTTGGTGTTAATACCCATAGGTATTACGAGCTTTACTTCGCCGTATCAGGTATTGGCGCTGTTTTTGTTGAGATGAACTTTAGGTTGTCGCCAGTCGAGATAACTCAATGTGGCTAATCATTCAAAGATTAAGGTTCTCTTCATAGATGCACCGCTCTTAACCCAGTTTTTAGGAATGTAATTCCGCAATTTAAGCATGTAGAGAAGGTGGTGGTAATGGGTAGAACAAACGAATCGATAGGATTGAGTGGATTAAGGACTTATGATTATGAGGACCTAGTGAGGAGTGGTGGTAAGTATGATTTCCCATTCATCGATGAGAGGTCATCATGCTGTGCATGCTATACATCCGGAACCACAGGCATGCCTAAAGGGGTCTACTATTCTCATAGATCCTTCGTATTGCATGCAATGGCAATTCACCAGGTATTTCCCATGAGCTCAAGCGATGCGCTTTTGCAGCTTGTTCCGTTATATCACGTGAATGGTTGGGGAATGCCGTTTGCAGCTACTATGGTCGGCGCAAAGCTTGTTTTTCCGGGTATATGGAGTATAAACGACTTGAAACCCATAATTGATTTAATGATAAACGAGAAGATAACGCGATCAAATGGCGTGCCTAGCATATGGATATCCATACTCAATTACTTAAGGTCAATGAGCCCTAGGCCGCACTTCAACATGAGGGTTGTAAGTGGTGGTTCAGAGCCGCCGGTGGCTATGATGCGGGGTTTAAGTGAATTTGGTATTGAGGTAGTACATGCGTATGGATCCACTGAGACATCGCCGTTAAGCCATGTCTACGTACTTAAGCCTAAGGTGCTTGAGAAATTAAGGACAGAGGATGAGTATTGGGAACATAGGGCTAGGCAGGGCTTACCCATGTTTCCCATGGAGCGTAAGGTTATTGATGAGTATGGACGTGATGTGCCTTGGGATGGAAAAACACCCGGCGAGCTACTTGAAAGGGGTCCTTGGACAATTAGAGAGTACTTCAATGATCAAAGGACATTTGATTCCTTCTATGGTGAAGGTATTGATATCTGGTGTAGGAGTGGTAATGCGGTTGTTATTGATGGAGATGGGTATATGAAGATCGTGGATAGACTAAAGGATTTGATAAAGAGTGGTGGCGAGTGGATATCAAGCGTTGACATGGAAAACTACCTAATGGCGCATCCCGCGGTTTATGAAGCTACTGTGGTCGGAGTACCGCACCCAAAGTGGGGTGAGAGACCGTTAGCGTTCGTGGTCCTAAAGCCTGAGTATAAGAATAGAATAAAGATAAGAGGAATTAAAGAAAGAATTACTAAATCATTTATCGAGTAGGTTTGCGAAGTGGCAGTTACCGGAGATACTATTTGTTGATTCGATACCAAAGACGAACACCGGAAAGTTCGATAAGAAGGTATTGAGGGAGCAGTATAAGGATTATTTTA from Vulcanisaeta distributa DSM 14429 harbors:
- a CDS encoding asparagine synthetase A, whose protein sequence is MDKWPERKEPYFYPAVLEFEKMVSDQGKYLEFLKEWLAHSWRWAREDKYKLVFKVQAEIIDALRDFLNSRGFTEVLAPIIGPVTDPGIRGAKQATVDFYGMEYKVMSSAILYKQYMAASLGKIYFLSPNIRFEPNDSVFTGRHLVEFYQLDLEVYGATYDQVIDLAEDMIIYVIKRVKDNYGKELETKLNRQLPDFKKPFRRYTHKEAVELVNELGCKNPPNTEIRWECEKLLSAYHENPFFIIDYPKGARGFYDREDPQRPGILRDFDMLYPEGFGEAISGAEREYEPIKVIARMREGGEDPNKYRWYLEMLRELYPLKTAGFGIGVERLTRYVCGLRAVWEARPYPKVAGIGPAP
- a CDS encoding cobyric acid synthase gives rise to the protein MNTYIVSTMSDSGKTAIVSALLRILSTRGFHVTPFKAQNMSLNSYPSIEGGEIALAQAMQAYVAGLMPSIYYNPILIKPMLSDKAEYIILGKPRAQLSFNDYLNNNLIRRLAVNAVKASIRKLTMEYDMVIGEGAGSAYEPNLASRDLANFRPAEWLNANVFVVLDIDRGGSFIQGLGLMRSLPPRWRRLVKGFIINKFRGDEKLLNTAIKWLEERTGKPVLGVLPYIDDLWLWPEDSMDLKPIGNGPLDIALIAYPYISNFNDVYPLILEDDVTVRIVRSPKELGEPHLVILPGSKNVVASLEWMRRVGLDKALMRIKGSTVILGICGGFQAMSKVLSDPHGLEAGVPGNYDGLGLVNVNTVYGVKKIVSLSKAVGLRDELEGVEVKGYEIHRGIPQYIGDEPLVMIKERNGRPVQQVDGVFREKDLVIGITLHDSLGDPNFRSFVLNIAREIAGLPKRNSQGLTSIDLLMSHIDKFSSIVKERLDIDFMINDR
- a CDS encoding helix-turn-helix transcriptional regulator; translation: MTEWATMRNYRLWVGMALMALSIYLIIKLYDNLFLSLRVPIVAVGPDGVLKVIGSIRPFTSPVLAYDIVLSMVLTAILSSLASVLIYSSITSGRYRSNPAYQGSLVVGMDDHDKAITALTLSNLEKRALQVIRKRGGMITQAELGRELGLSKYQVSRLVKRLEAKGIIERRRAGVTNILILRNGLNTLGNLSKNKD
- a CDS encoding winged helix-turn-helix domain-containing protein — translated: MYRKKPRTRVEIYADILLSLDKMGSCDKLSRLAMMVGVPYDRLIRYLNELKNLGLIRWEPYSGVYLTRKGLETLINAQSNRDNLVLILTEISQSVKTVT
- a CDS encoding DUF4382 domain-containing protein; this translates as MVRVKGWVIGAVVVVIIVIGAVAYLMLSGHGVGITSGLTSQVPTSQVYVYISDKPVKVDHLYVTISEIAFHREGSGNNTWVTCSLTQTTFDLAQLVNTSQLAAQCSLTNGTYNIIRLYVSNVQAVVNGQTYNCTLPSGKFEIPLGQSPIVVNGTSYDVNVDFGAVNNVIITGNGKCVVIPVIHASVKRHS
- a CDS encoding APC family permease; this encodes MTERITWLKRDLSTLELLALGYSDVSSTYYFTLGIVALNSGSLLPITMLLGSLSLWLVGLAYAEFGSAIPRTGGAYYYIRRELGNTWGFIAGWLLSFDQILMIAYGALGAVNYLNVMIPLASRWPVNSILSILVIIMIMTINILGIKASARFNLTLLTIDLLGILILLMFGYYLVVSHGAVMPRLVFNYDYLIHGLTYSFRGYTGIDVIAQSTGEALTPYISVPRAIIGVSSLSTAVALLLSLLTILSGALTVVSNNVGDPIGALARYLFHNMYLSAYISMSIAIVLLISVNAGIVDFSRSIYVMSEDGLLPGRLSSVHGRYRTPHLAIIISSLIAILFVIPGSVELIADSYAIASTIVYLMTMIALIIFRNKESHLVRYFRIPGITIKRVEVPIVSIIGTIIYTFSIMLIILIKAMYMLVVLSWLLIGMLLYLFNRSSRRT
- a CDS encoding potassium channel family protein — its product is MRKALIVGINDISVVIARLLVSNGYDVSMIASNENEARLGRGVPAYVYVGDPKNESILRGGGIDESEVVVLSMDDETNLEVARIAKSRGVPTIIALISNKERYLDAFIELGIYAIPIVDAVLSKIAHYLKPSFKQLLYSDDKVQAYYVVISSESPYINQEVRDVARRCGVAIPLIIRGEDIIISNEELRIEAGDKLFIVGASDSVVKCVEKIY
- the kdgK gene encoding bifunctional 2-dehydro-3-deoxygluconokinase/2-dehydro-3-deoxygalactonokinase, coding for MPEVVALGEPLVQFNAVTDGPLRHVTYFEKHATGTEANVCVALVRLGVSCGLITRLGADEFGLFIYNWLRGEGVDVSHIRFDPERPTGIYFVQRNYPIPGVSDVLYYRRGSAASALSPDDVDPDYVGGARVFHTTGITMAISDTARSAAFKGLEIARGKGVITSFDVNYRKKLWTRVEDAVNVLSRALNFVDIVFLDEDEASLLLGVSMVDDVFKELRSRFGIDKIVLKLGVKGSMAYWEGRVVKVDAFRVPVKDPIGAGDAYAGVFLASILRGHDVESAMRRASAAAAMVVMVRGDEENLPREDDLRRFLEGYGRQVDLR